A region of the Corynebacterium falsenii genome:
GAGCATCGATTCCGTGCCGTCCGTCCGCCAAGGCAACGACCACTCCCACGCCATCGGCCTGGGGCAGATGAACCTGCACGGCTACCTGGGCCGCGAGCACATTCACTACGGCTCCGAGGAAGCATTGGACTTCACCAACGCCTACTTTGCTGCCGTGATGTACGAGGCCATCAAGGCATCGAACGTCATCGCCCAGGAGCGCGGGACTACTTTCCATGACTTCGAGAACTCCCAGTACGCTACCGGCGAGTTCTTCGATCGCTACAACCCGGATGACTTCGCACCCACGACCGAGCGCGTGAAGGAACTGTTCGCGGAGTCCAGCATCGCGGTTCCCACCCAGGAGGACTGGGCGGCGCTGAAGGCTAGCGTTATGGAGCACGGCCTCTACAATCGCAACCTGCAGGCCATCCCGCCAACGGGTTCCATCAGCTACATCAACAACTCCACCTCGTCCATCCACCCCATTGCCTCCAAAATCGAGATCCGCAAGGAAGGCAAGATCGGTCGCGTGTACTACCCGGCCCCCTACATGTCGAACGAGAACCTCGACTACTACGAGGATGCCTACGAGATCGGGTACGAGAAGATCATCGACACCTACGCGGTGGCGACGAAGTACGTGGACCAGGGCCTGTCCTTGACCCTGTTCTTCAAGGACACCGCCACGACGCGCGATATTAACCGCGCCCAGATCTACGCATGGCGCAAGGGCATCAAGACGATCTACTACATTCGTCTGCGCCAGACCGCACTCATGGGCACCGAGGTCGAGGGCTGCGTGAGCTGCATGCTCTAGCCTGGCCCTGCATGCTCTAGCCCGGCCCTAGATGCATAGACAAAGCCACCCTCCCACAAAGGGAGGGTGGCTTTAATTGGGTGCGCACACCGCAGATCGCAGATGGCAGCTGATCCTGGGGTCTTATGCGTTACGCTTGGCCAACTCAGAATCGATGCGCAGCAGGCCCGAGCCATCGTTGCCGACCAGCTTGATGCGGTCGATGATTTCGCTGACCGTCGCCTCTTCCTCGATCTGCTCGTCGAGGAAGAAGTTCAGTAGGCTGCGGGAGTCAATGTCGCCGACCTCCTCGGCGGTGTGAACGAGGTCGCGGATCATCGCGGAGACCTTCTTCTCGTGCTCCAGGGATGCCTCGAATGCGTCGAGGGGAGTGGAGATCTTCAGGCTCGGCATCTCGACGGTCTCGATGTCCACGCGGGCTTCGCGGTCGAGGAGGTGCTGGGCGAACTTCTGCGCGTGGACACGCTCCTCGGCGGCCTGCTGGAACATCCAGTCCCGCATGCCGGGGAAAGACAACCGATCCAGCTCGTACGCAAGCTGGGTGTAGACGAGAGCGGCCTGGTGCTCGGCGACGACCTGGTCGTTGAGCTGCTTTTGGAACTTTTCGTTGATAGCCATGGCACGAGGTTACAGAATTCACCGCCCGCGTGCCATGAAGCACCAATGCACATTAGCCTATGCTCACCACATAAGCACAGGTCAGGCTCACATAAAGAAGGGGTAAGGGTTGGCTAACCCTAGGGGGCGTGGGGTGGGGGAGGCTGGTGGCGTCGAAAAAGGAAGAAGCAATCAGGCGGGTGAACTCAGCGGGGCACAACAGGGTACGATCGTCACAGTACGTGCAACTGACGAAGGAGACTGCAGCCATGAGCGCACACGCACCGCACACCCCTGTGCACCGCGTCGCGGGTGATCCCATCTCGGCCATCAACTGGAATAGCATTCCGGACGACAAGGACTTAGAGGTCTGGGATCGGCTCACCGCAAATTTCTGGCTGCCAGAGAAGGTGCCGCTGTCCAACGACGTGCAGAGCTGGAACACGCTCAACGACATGGAACGGCAAACCACCATGCGCGTATTCACCGGACTCACCATGCTGGACACGATCCAGGGCACGGTGGGCGCCGTAAAACTCATCGAAGACTCCGTCACTCCCCATGAAGAGGCCGTGTTCACCAACATTGCGTTCATGGAATCGGTGCACGCGAAGTCGTACTCGTCGATCTTCATGACGCTCGCTAGCACTCCGGAGATTAACGACGCCTTCAGGTGGTCCGAAGAAAACGAGAAACTGCAGCGCAAGGCTCAGATTGTTTTGGACTTCTACGAGGGCGATGACCCGCTCAAGAAGAAGATTGCCTCCGTGCTGCTGGAGAGCTTCCTGTTCTACTCCGGCTTCTACCTGCCGATGTACTGGTCCTCGCATGCGAAGCTGACCAACACGGCCGATATTATCCGGCTTATCATTCGCGACGAGTCGGTCCACGGGTACTACATTGGCTACAAGTATCAGCGCGCGCTGGAGAAGGAGACCCCGGAGCGTCAGGAGGAGCTCAAGGAGCACACCTTCGACCTGCTGCTGGAACTCTACGACAACGAGGCGCAGTACACTGAGGATCTTTACGACGAGCTCGGCTGGACCGAGGACGTCAAGCGCTTCCTGCGCTACAACGCCAACAAGGCGCTGAACAACCTTGGCTATGAGGGGCTGTTCCCCGCGGACGAAACGAAGGTGTCTCCGGCGATCTTGTCGGCGCTGAACCCCGGTGGTGACGAAAATCACGACTTCTTCTCGGGGTCGGGATCTTCCTACGTTATCGGCAAGGCCGAGAGCACGACCGACGACGACTGGGACTTCTAAAACCCCGCTCGTAAAACCCGCTCAGAGCACCAAAAATTACAAAGTTGTGACGCTGTGTGCAGATCGTGTGCTGATCGAGGGCTGGTCGAGGGACTGGTCGTGTCTCGATCGTCCGCCGATCGTCCGCCGATCGTCCGCCGATCGTGAAGGTGGCCGCGAGGTGACGTTCGGTCACAGAACCGCAACGGTTCCCTGTGTGGCACCCCCAAAAACGTGGAGGCGTTTAGGCGGATACTGTGCACGGCTATTGAAAATTCCCATTAAGGGCTAACATTGGACTCATTCCTGCACCTATGGGTCGATGATTGACGAGATCGATCCGTAGTTGCCTGGAGAGATCATTCTTTTGGGTGGCGGAGACACAATCTCCGCCACGCGTAGTCAGGAGGAACGAATGACCGCAGTAGCGCCACGGGCGGGCCATGAGGTCGCGCCGTCTCGGCCTGCTCCCTTCGGCAAGGTGCCCCGCGGCAACCTGGCCTGGAAAATCCTAACGACCACCGACCACAAGCTGTTGGGCATCATGTACTTGATCATGTCCTACACCTTCTTCATGATCGGTGGCCTGATGGCACTGCTTATCCGCCTCGAGCTGTTCGCTCCGGGCATGCAGTTCCTGTCCACGGAGCAATTCAACCAGCTGTTCACCATGCACGGCACCATCATGCTGCTGCTGTACGGTTCCCCGATGGTGTTCGGCTTCGCTAACTACATCATGCCGCTGCAGATCGGCGCTCCCGACGTGGCCTTCCCGCGTCTGAACGCCTTCGGCTTCTGGCTGACTACCGCCGGCGGCACCGTGATGCTGCTGGGCTTCATCACTCCCGGTGGTGCCGCAGACTTCGGCTGGACCATGTACGCTCCGCTGTCCGACGCAACGCACTCCCCGGGTGTGGGCGCCGAGCTGTGGATCTTGGGCGTCGGTGTCGGTGGTGTGGGTACCATCCTTTCCGCCGTCAACATGATCACCACCATCCTGTGCCTCCGCGCACCGGGTATGACGATGTTCCGCATGCCGGTGTTCACCTGGACGATCCTCACCACCTCTCTGCTGGTGCTGATGATCTTCCCGCTGCTGACCGCAGCCGCTCTGGGTGTCCTCTACGACCGCAAGTTCGGCGGCCACATTTACGACGCTGGTAACGGCGGCGCCATCCTGTGGCAGCACCTGTTCTGGTTCTTCGGCCACCCCGAGGTGTACGTCCTCGCCCTGCCATTCTTCGGCATCGTGTCCGAGATCTTCCCGGTCTTCTCCCGCAAGCCCGTCTTCGGTTACGTCGGCCTGGTCTTCGCAACGCTGTCCATCGCCGCCCTATCCATGGCCGTGTGGGCTCACCACATGTTCGTGACCGGCGCCGTGCTGCTGCCGTTCTTCTCCTTCATGACCTTCCTGATCGCCGTGCCAACCGGCATGAAGTTCTTCAACTGGTTGGGAACCATGTGGAGGGGCAAGCTCACCTTCGAGACCCCGATGATCTTCGCCATCGGCTTCTTCGTAACCTTCCTGTTCGGTGGCCTGACCGGTATTATGCTGGCCGCCCCCGCACTGGACTTCCACGTCTCTGACACCTACTTCGTGGTGGCTCACTTCCACTACACCCTGTTCGGCACCGTGGCCTTCGCATCCTTCGCCGGAGTCTACTTCTGGTTCCCGAAGATGACCGGCCGCATGCTGGACGAGAAACTGGGCAAGATCCACTTCTGGTTGGTCTTCATCGGCTTCCACACCACCTTCCTGGTGCAGCACTGGGCTGGTAACGCCGGTATGCCCCGTCGTTACGCTGACTACCTCCCGACCGACGGCTTCACGATGTACAACCAGATCTCCACGGTCGGTGCCTGCATCCTGGCCATCTCCATGATCCCGT
Encoded here:
- a CDS encoding ferritin, producing MAINEKFQKQLNDQVVAEHQAALVYTQLAYELDRLSFPGMRDWMFQQAAEERVHAQKFAQHLLDREARVDIETVEMPSLKISTPLDAFEASLEHEKKVSAMIRDLVHTAEEVGDIDSRSLLNFFLDEQIEEEATVSEIIDRIKLVGNDGSGLLRIDSELAKRNA
- the nrdF gene encoding class 1b ribonucleoside-diphosphate reductase subunit beta, which produces MSAHAPHTPVHRVAGDPISAINWNSIPDDKDLEVWDRLTANFWLPEKVPLSNDVQSWNTLNDMERQTTMRVFTGLTMLDTIQGTVGAVKLIEDSVTPHEEAVFTNIAFMESVHAKSYSSIFMTLASTPEINDAFRWSEENEKLQRKAQIVLDFYEGDDPLKKKIASVLLESFLFYSGFYLPMYWSSHAKLTNTADIIRLIIRDESVHGYYIGYKYQRALEKETPERQEELKEHTFDLLLELYDNEAQYTEDLYDELGWTEDVKRFLRYNANKALNNLGYEGLFPADETKVSPAILSALNPGGDENHDFFSGSGSSYVIGKAESTTDDDWDF
- the ctaD gene encoding aa3-type cytochrome oxidase subunit I — its product is MTAVAPRAGHEVAPSRPAPFGKVPRGNLAWKILTTTDHKLLGIMYLIMSYTFFMIGGLMALLIRLELFAPGMQFLSTEQFNQLFTMHGTIMLLLYGSPMVFGFANYIMPLQIGAPDVAFPRLNAFGFWLTTAGGTVMLLGFITPGGAADFGWTMYAPLSDATHSPGVGAELWILGVGVGGVGTILSAVNMITTILCLRAPGMTMFRMPVFTWTILTTSLLVLMIFPLLTAAALGVLYDRKFGGHIYDAGNGGAILWQHLFWFFGHPEVYVLALPFFGIVSEIFPVFSRKPVFGYVGLVFATLSIAALSMAVWAHHMFVTGAVLLPFFSFMTFLIAVPTGMKFFNWLGTMWRGKLTFETPMIFAIGFFVTFLFGGLTGIMLAAPALDFHVSDTYFVVAHFHYTLFGTVAFASFAGVYFWFPKMTGRMLDEKLGKIHFWLVFIGFHTTFLVQHWAGNAGMPRRYADYLPTDGFTMYNQISTVGACILAISMIPFLWNVFKSVRYGEVVTVDDPWGYGNSLEWATSCPPPRHNFTSMPRIRSERPAFELHHPHMVKRMRDEAHVGRHF